A single region of the Streptomyces sp. NBC_01803 genome encodes:
- a CDS encoding tetratricopeptide repeat protein yields MSVPVRTELSERHRAEVDRMLAEAVEEEVRRSEGRVDGAQLLRRARGALDEIARPAHEEYTAYRQAEADSAPGRLLDRFGREALGGLAGAAGAAALATLLLVAGRDESTATAVRDAGLVALAAVLGFTLRAVAAHLWSAERQAGSRHQPGGVDQLRLAWRSALDVRGIRPYLEQQRALAPRRDATGRESRERPGDRRPASRSRDRSGQARTRSVLARSFDRLPDRGHPFIGRRSQLTQLTQWVNRDRARTDTRPTVVVLHGPSGSGRTMLARWAAHETRELFRGACLVDLRGQSQDPLPTRDAILHLMNRLGAPREQLLFRENTGRDADPAQLRRLVEAYHQHLAGLPVVIILDDATDAEQVRTLIPERSDSLILVTAAEPLALGDDLPASVHHLELGPLDQAAAEELLRASVADGATVAPVPYDEVSWRRVTELCDGRPLLLRMAGSALDHRSPGQLADDLAACGPPDGGPDPAERAPRLRYADQPEAARRLLRRLALVGRASLGPSAAAALLDVGRQEAARRLEELTRAGLLRTTHGDRYQLHDLVRRFARARLHEEESDADRSAAQERLIRSYAELADTVIRLVDGKTSTRANVLPAAAGGHGFPSLDAALRWLDDETSFITATLRHADERVDREAVQHLLGALCDYCLLRGDLYRLGELNELTQAINQGLLTRSVQWRTGVAARQLGELDKARSTLTSVVTLYQQAHNEAGTARALRDLGITLQHQGRLTEAGAKLRESLRLQSGEHLDGDRAWTLHALAALERECGRIVPARAMLAEALELHQGSGSVHGEAWTRFQLGQTLLYGGDIPAAERELRLSLDLYERSRDGRGVAWAQTVLGLARVYAGDPAAAREQLDAALARHRDTEDARGEAWALYNLGQALEEAGDAGSALRTHERARSMFSRMRDVYGLACTRHHSARISRDTRAESTGSLRNSGFARQLLTDARRDYRRAGVRHGEAWSCLELAVIEAGNERLGQALELTDQGLRLFTEGYGDGRPDARGADWAAFLRCTLLPLASPGGSEVGQAVAQEELTDLLRAGHPLRDPRLTDAARSYAHLLERGQGPESGWPAWRLGMVPRRGARDVIGGPGR; encoded by the coding sequence GGCGCCGCCGCCCTCGCCACCCTGCTGCTGGTCGCCGGCCGCGACGAGTCCACCGCGACGGCCGTCCGGGACGCCGGGCTGGTCGCCCTGGCGGCCGTGCTCGGATTCACGCTCCGGGCCGTGGCCGCCCACCTGTGGTCGGCGGAGCGGCAGGCCGGCAGCCGTCACCAGCCAGGCGGCGTCGACCAGTTGCGGCTTGCCTGGCGCTCCGCCCTCGACGTGCGCGGTATCCGCCCCTATCTGGAGCAGCAGCGTGCCCTCGCCCCCCGCCGCGACGCCACCGGCAGGGAGAGCCGGGAGCGGCCGGGCGACCGCCGCCCGGCGTCCCGCTCCCGGGACCGGTCGGGCCAGGCCCGCACCCGTTCGGTGCTGGCCCGTTCCTTCGACCGGCTGCCCGACCGGGGCCATCCGTTCATCGGCCGCCGCAGCCAGCTCACCCAGCTCACCCAGTGGGTCAACCGGGACCGCGCCCGCACCGACACCCGGCCCACCGTCGTCGTGCTGCACGGCCCGTCCGGCTCCGGGCGCACCATGCTGGCGCGCTGGGCCGCCCATGAGACCCGCGAGCTGTTCCGGGGTGCCTGCCTGGTGGACCTGCGCGGCCAGAGCCAGGACCCGCTTCCCACCCGCGACGCGATCCTCCACCTGATGAACCGTCTCGGCGCCCCCCGCGAGCAGCTCCTGTTCCGCGAGAACACCGGCCGGGACGCCGACCCCGCCCAGCTCCGCCGGCTCGTTGAGGCATATCACCAGCACCTGGCCGGTCTGCCGGTCGTCATCATCCTCGACGACGCCACCGACGCCGAGCAGGTGCGCACCCTCATCCCCGAGCGTTCCGACTCCCTGATCCTGGTCACCGCCGCCGAGCCGCTGGCGCTCGGCGACGACCTGCCCGCGTCCGTCCACCACCTGGAGCTCGGCCCGCTCGACCAGGCCGCCGCCGAGGAGCTGCTGCGCGCCTCCGTGGCGGACGGCGCCACCGTCGCCCCGGTGCCCTACGACGAGGTGAGCTGGCGGCGCGTCACCGAGCTGTGCGACGGCCGCCCGCTGCTGCTGCGCATGGCCGGCTCCGCGCTGGACCACCGCTCCCCGGGGCAGCTCGCCGACGACCTCGCCGCCTGTGGCCCCCCGGACGGCGGCCCCGACCCGGCCGAGCGCGCCCCGCGCCTGCGTTACGCCGACCAGCCCGAGGCCGCCCGCCGGCTGCTGCGCCGCCTCGCCCTCGTCGGCCGGGCCAGCCTCGGCCCCAGCGCCGCCGCCGCGCTCCTCGACGTCGGCCGCCAGGAGGCGGCCCGCCGGCTGGAGGAGCTGACCCGCGCCGGCCTGCTGCGCACCACCCACGGCGACCGGTACCAGCTGCACGACCTGGTGCGCCGCTTCGCCCGCGCCCGCCTGCACGAGGAGGAGAGCGACGCCGACCGCTCGGCCGCCCAGGAGCGGCTGATCCGCAGCTACGCCGAGCTGGCCGACACCGTCATCCGGCTGGTGGACGGCAAGACCTCCACCCGCGCCAACGTGCTGCCCGCCGCGGCCGGCGGCCACGGCTTCCCCTCCCTGGACGCCGCGCTGCGCTGGCTGGACGACGAGACCAGCTTCATCACCGCGACCCTGCGCCACGCCGATGAGCGGGTCGACCGCGAGGCCGTCCAGCACCTGCTGGGCGCGCTGTGCGACTACTGCCTGCTGCGCGGCGACCTCTACCGGCTCGGCGAGCTGAACGAGCTGACCCAGGCGATCAACCAGGGCCTGCTCACCCGTTCGGTGCAGTGGCGCACCGGTGTCGCCGCCCGCCAGCTCGGCGAGCTCGACAAGGCCCGCTCCACGCTCACCTCCGTGGTCACCCTCTACCAGCAGGCCCACAACGAGGCGGGCACCGCCCGCGCCCTGCGCGACCTGGGGATCACCCTCCAGCACCAGGGCCGGCTCACCGAGGCGGGCGCCAAGCTGCGCGAATCCCTGCGGCTCCAGTCCGGCGAGCACCTCGACGGCGACCGCGCCTGGACCCTGCACGCGCTGGCCGCCCTGGAACGCGAGTGCGGCCGGATCGTGCCCGCCCGCGCGATGCTCGCCGAGGCGCTGGAGCTGCATCAGGGCAGCGGCAGTGTGCACGGCGAGGCGTGGACCCGCTTCCAGCTCGGCCAGACCCTCCTGTACGGCGGCGACATCCCGGCCGCCGAGCGTGAGCTGCGGCTCTCCCTCGACCTGTACGAGCGCTCCCGCGACGGGCGCGGCGTCGCCTGGGCGCAGACGGTCCTCGGTCTGGCCCGGGTCTACGCGGGCGACCCGGCCGCGGCGCGGGAGCAGCTCGACGCGGCGCTCGCCCGGCACCGCGACACGGAGGACGCCCGCGGCGAGGCGTGGGCGCTGTACAACCTGGGCCAGGCCCTGGAGGAGGCGGGCGACGCCGGGAGCGCGCTGCGCACCCACGAGCGGGCCCGGTCGATGTTCAGCCGGATGCGGGACGTCTACGGCCTGGCCTGCACCCGCCACCACTCCGCCCGGATCAGCCGGGACACCCGCGCGGAGAGCACCGGCTCGCTGCGCAACAGCGGCTTCGCCCGCCAGCTCCTGACCGACGCCCGCCGGGACTACCGGCGGGCGGGCGTCCGGCACGGCGAGGCGTGGTCCTGCCTGGAGCTGGCGGTGATCGAGGCGGGGAACGAGCGGCTCGGCCAGGCATTGGAGCTGACCGACCAGGGCCTGCGGCTGTTCACGGAGGGCTACGGCGACGGCCGTCCGGACGCGCGCGGCGCGGACTGGGCGGCGTTCCTGCGCTGCACCCTGCTGCCGCTCGCCTCGCCCGGCGGCTCGGAGGTCGGGCAGGCGGTCGCCCAGGAGGAGCTCACCGATCTGCTGCGCGCCGGGCACCCGCTGCGCGACCCGCGCCTGACGGACGCCGCGCGGTCGTACGCGCACCTGCTGGAGCGCGGCCAGGGCCCGGAGTCGGGCTGGCCGGCCTGGCGCCTGGGCATGGTGCCCCGCCGCGGCGCGCGTGACGTGATCGGCGGGCCCGGGCGGTGA
- the mca gene encoding mycothiol conjugate amidase Mca, with protein MTEQLRLMAVHAHPDDESSKGAATMAKYVAEGVDVLVATCTGGERGSILNPKLQGDPYLEEHIHEVRAREMAEARAILGVRQEWLGFVDSGLPEGDPLPPLPEGCFALQEVDAAAEPLVRLIRTFRPHVITTYDENGGYPHPDHIMTHKISMVAFEAAGDHARYPDAGEPWQPLKLYYNQGFSRPRTVALHQAMLDRGLESPYAEWLKRWDEADWPDRQLTTRVPCAEFFPVRDKALIAHATQIDPDGGWFKVPMDVQQEVWPTEDYELTRSRVDTSLPESDLFAGIRQN; from the coding sequence TTGACCGAGCAGCTCCGGCTCATGGCCGTGCACGCCCATCCGGACGACGAGTCCAGCAAGGGCGCCGCCACCATGGCCAAATACGTGGCAGAGGGTGTGGACGTCCTGGTGGCGACATGCACCGGCGGGGAGCGTGGCTCCATCCTCAACCCCAAGCTCCAGGGCGACCCCTATCTGGAGGAGCACATCCACGAGGTGCGGGCCCGGGAGATGGCCGAGGCCCGGGCGATCCTGGGCGTGCGGCAGGAGTGGCTGGGCTTCGTCGACTCGGGGCTGCCGGAGGGCGACCCGCTGCCGCCGCTGCCCGAGGGCTGCTTCGCCCTCCAGGAGGTGGACGCCGCGGCCGAGCCGCTGGTGCGGCTGATCCGGACCTTCCGGCCGCACGTGATCACCACGTACGACGAGAACGGCGGGTATCCGCACCCGGACCACATCATGACCCACAAGATCTCCATGGTCGCCTTCGAGGCCGCGGGCGACCACGCGCGCTACCCGGACGCGGGCGAGCCGTGGCAGCCGCTGAAGCTCTACTACAACCAGGGCTTCTCCCGGCCGCGCACCGTCGCCCTGCACCAGGCCATGCTGGACCGGGGCCTGGAGTCGCCGTACGCGGAGTGGCTCAAGCGCTGGGACGAGGCCGACTGGCCCGACCGGCAGCTCACCACGCGAGTGCCGTGCGCGGAGTTCTTCCCCGTCCGGGACAAGGCGCTGATCGCGCACGCCACCCAGATCGACCCGGACGGCGGCTGGTTCAAGGTGCCGATGGACGTCCAGCAGGAAGTCTGGCCGACCGAGGACTACGAGCTGACCCGCTCCCGCGTGGATACCTCGCTCCCCGAGTCGGACCTGTTCGCCGGCATCCGCCAGAATTGA
- a CDS encoding DUF4307 domain-containing protein has translation MAEVRADLPEGRYGRSGTADARTDRRLRIIGAVLGAALVGFVVWAGVSYISDQKVTGELTGFEVVSDGEIEVNIAVRKPSGTDGVCTVRAQAEDGLEVGRADFRFDEDAGSVHRSVTLRTTERATAAELMGCTEATSAAR, from the coding sequence ATGGCTGAAGTACGAGCGGACCTGCCCGAGGGGCGGTACGGCCGTTCTGGCACGGCCGATGCCCGTACTGACCGGCGGCTCAGGATCATCGGCGCCGTGCTCGGGGCCGCGCTGGTCGGCTTCGTGGTCTGGGCCGGGGTGTCGTACATCTCCGACCAGAAGGTCACCGGCGAGCTGACCGGCTTCGAGGTGGTCTCGGACGGCGAGATCGAGGTGAACATCGCGGTCCGCAAGCCCTCCGGCACCGACGGCGTGTGCACGGTGCGCGCCCAGGCCGAGGACGGTCTGGAGGTCGGCCGCGCCGATTTCCGCTTCGACGAGGACGCCGGTAGTGTGCACCGTTCCGTGACGCTCAGGACTACCGAGCGTGCCACCGCCGCCGAGCTCATGGGCTGCACGGAGGCCACGTCAGCGGCACGCTGA
- the greA gene encoding transcription elongation factor GreA, producing MTQTSDTVTWLTQEAYDQLKAELDHLSGPARVEIAKKIEQAREEGDLKENAGYHAAKEEQGKMEARVRQLTQLLESAQVGEAPADTGVVAPGMVVTIAFDGDPDDTMTFLLASREFATSDIETYSPQSPLGSGVNGKKVGEEAEYTLPNGSVARVKVLEAKPYQAA from the coding sequence GTGACGCAGACCAGCGACACTGTCACCTGGCTGACCCAGGAGGCGTATGACCAGCTCAAGGCGGAGCTGGATCATCTGTCGGGTCCTGCCCGCGTCGAGATCGCGAAGAAGATCGAGCAGGCGCGCGAAGAGGGCGACCTCAAGGAGAACGCCGGGTACCACGCGGCCAAGGAGGAGCAGGGAAAGATGGAGGCGCGCGTGCGCCAGCTCACCCAGCTTCTGGAGAGTGCCCAGGTCGGTGAGGCCCCCGCGGACACGGGCGTGGTGGCGCCCGGCATGGTGGTGACGATCGCCTTCGACGGCGACCCGGACGACACGATGACGTTTCTGCTCGCCTCGCGCGAGTTCGCCACGTCGGACATCGAGACGTATTCGCCGCAGTCGCCGCTGGGCAGCGGCGTGAACGGCAAGAAGGTCGGCGAGGAGGCCGAGTACACGCTGCCCAACGGCAGCGTCGCCCGCGTCAAGGTGCTGGAGGCCAAGCCCTATCAGGCGGCCTGA
- a CDS encoding thioredoxin domain-containing protein, which yields MANRLAAETSPYLLQHADNPVEWWPWRAEAFDEARRRDVPILLSVGYASCHWCHVMARESFEDETVAAYLNARFVPVKVDREERPDVDAVYMDAVQAATGQGGWPMTVFMTPDGEPFYFGTYFPPEPRSGMPSFGQLLEGVHTAWTDRRGEVAQVAAQITGELADRRLSYDTPGPPGADDLAVAVSVLDGEFDVAHGGFGGAPKFPPAMALEFLLRHHARTGSADALRMAEATCEAMARGGIYDQLGGGFARYAVDATWTVPHFEKMLYDNALLGRVYTHLWRTTGSVLARRIALETADFMVRELRTAEGGFASALDADSEVPGGGGHAEGAFYVWTPEEVRAAGAEAAAEAYGVTATGTFEAGASVLRLPGAEPPAGLRERLLTARDARPRPERDDKVVAAWNGLAVAALAETGACFDRPDLISAATDAAELLARVHLGADGRLTRTSRDGRAGPSAGVLDDYGDVAEGFLALYAVTGARPWLDRAGSLLETVLTRFTGEDGALFDTADDAEELIRRPQDPTDGATPSGWTAAAGALLSYAAYTGSGRHRAAAERALGIVTALGTRAPRFIGWGLAVAEAALDGPREVAVVGPRHDPATAELHRTALRATAPGAVIALGEPDTPDAAPLLADRPLRDGRPTAYVCRGFVCSAPTTAPADLAAQLR from the coding sequence ATGGCCAATCGACTCGCCGCCGAGACCTCGCCCTATCTGCTTCAGCACGCGGACAACCCCGTCGAGTGGTGGCCGTGGCGCGCCGAGGCGTTCGACGAGGCGCGGCGGCGGGACGTGCCCATCCTGCTGAGCGTCGGATATGCCAGCTGTCACTGGTGCCATGTCATGGCCAGGGAGAGCTTCGAGGACGAGACGGTCGCCGCGTATCTGAACGCGCGCTTCGTCCCGGTGAAGGTGGACCGGGAGGAGCGGCCCGATGTCGACGCGGTCTACATGGACGCGGTCCAGGCCGCGACGGGCCAGGGCGGCTGGCCGATGACCGTGTTCATGACGCCGGACGGCGAGCCGTTCTACTTCGGCACCTACTTCCCTCCCGAGCCGCGCTCGGGCATGCCGTCGTTCGGGCAGCTCCTGGAGGGCGTGCACACCGCCTGGACCGACCGGCGGGGTGAGGTCGCCCAGGTCGCCGCCCAGATCACGGGCGAGCTGGCGGACCGGCGGTTGTCGTACGACACGCCCGGCCCGCCCGGCGCGGATGACCTGGCCGTGGCCGTGAGCGTGCTGGACGGCGAGTTCGACGTGGCGCACGGCGGGTTCGGCGGGGCGCCGAAGTTCCCGCCGGCCATGGCGCTGGAGTTCCTGCTGCGCCACCACGCGCGCACCGGCTCGGCCGACGCGCTGCGGATGGCCGAGGCGACCTGCGAGGCGATGGCGCGCGGCGGCATCTACGACCAGCTCGGCGGCGGCTTCGCGCGGTACGCGGTGGACGCGACGTGGACCGTGCCGCACTTCGAGAAGATGTTGTACGACAACGCGCTGCTCGGCCGCGTCTACACGCACCTGTGGCGGACCACGGGGTCCGTCCTGGCGCGGCGGATCGCGCTGGAGACGGCGGACTTCATGGTGCGCGAGCTGCGCACCGCCGAGGGCGGCTTCGCCTCGGCGCTGGACGCCGACAGCGAGGTGCCGGGCGGCGGCGGGCACGCGGAGGGCGCGTTCTACGTGTGGACGCCCGAGGAGGTGCGCGCGGCGGGCGCGGAGGCGGCGGCCGAGGCGTACGGCGTCACGGCGACCGGCACGTTCGAGGCGGGCGCCTCGGTGCTGCGGCTGCCGGGCGCCGAGCCTCCGGCCGGGCTGCGCGAGCGGCTGCTGACGGCGCGCGACGCGCGGCCGAGGCCGGAGCGGGACGACAAGGTGGTGGCCGCCTGGAATGGCCTGGCCGTCGCCGCGCTCGCCGAGACCGGCGCCTGCTTCGACCGCCCCGACCTGATCTCGGCGGCGACGGACGCCGCCGAGCTGCTGGCGCGCGTCCACCTCGGCGCGGACGGCCGCCTGACGCGCACCTCGCGCGACGGCCGGGCCGGCCCGAGCGCGGGCGTGCTGGACGACTACGGCGATGTCGCGGAGGGCTTCCTCGCGCTGTACGCGGTGACCGGCGCTCGGCCGTGGCTGGACCGGGCGGGGTCCCTGCTGGAGACGGTGCTCACACGCTTCACGGGCGAGGACGGCGCGCTGTTCGACACGGCCGACGACGCGGAGGAGCTGATCCGCCGCCCGCAGGACCCGACCGATGGCGCGACGCCGTCCGGCTGGACGGCGGCGGCCGGGGCGCTGCTGTCGTACGCCGCGTACACCGGGAGCGGCCGGCACCGCGCGGCGGCCGAACGGGCGCTGGGCATCGTCACGGCCCTGGGCACCCGCGCGCCGCGCTTCATCGGCTGGGGTCTGGCGGTGGCCGAGGCGGCCCTCGACGGACCGCGCGAGGTGGCGGTCGTCGGCCCCCGGCACGATCCGGCGACGGCGGAGCTGCACCGCACGGCTCTGCGCGCCACGGCCCCCGGCGCGGTGATCGCCCTCGGCGAGCCGGACACCCCCGACGCCGCCCCCCTCCTGGCGGACCGCCCGCTGCGCGACGGCCGGCCGACGGCGTACGTCTGCCGCGGCTTCGTCTGCTCGGCCCCGACCACGGCCCCGGCCGACCTGGCGGCCCAGCTCCGCTGA
- a CDS encoding TetR/AcrR family transcriptional regulator, giving the protein MTRVPSAPTAKAGLRERKKIRTRRAIRGAAYRLFAEQGYDATRVDQIAEAAEVSPSTVFRYFPTKEDIVLTDEEDSVLDSALRARPAHEPPLTALREAIRTALRQAYTTPEALAEVRVRMRLVATVPAVRARLDESMAASGRLLAATLATRLGRSPDELEIQVFISAILGGLRAALIYWVAHDLRDDLTDVIDRAVATMRTNLADQG; this is encoded by the coding sequence ATGACCCGCGTGCCCTCCGCTCCCACCGCCAAGGCGGGCCTCCGCGAACGCAAGAAGATCCGCACCCGGCGGGCGATCCGTGGCGCGGCGTACCGGCTGTTCGCGGAGCAGGGCTACGACGCCACCCGGGTGGACCAGATCGCGGAGGCCGCGGAGGTCTCGCCGAGCACCGTTTTCCGGTACTTCCCGACCAAGGAGGACATCGTCCTCACGGACGAGGAGGACTCCGTTCTCGACAGCGCCCTGCGCGCCCGCCCTGCCCACGAGCCACCGCTGACGGCCCTGCGGGAGGCCATCCGCACGGCGCTCCGGCAGGCGTACACCACGCCCGAGGCACTGGCCGAGGTGCGGGTGCGGATGCGGCTGGTCGCCACGGTCCCCGCCGTCCGGGCCCGCCTGGACGAGAGCATGGCGGCCTCCGGCCGCCTCCTGGCCGCGACCCTCGCCACCCGCCTGGGCCGCTCCCCCGACGAGCTGGAGATCCAGGTCTTCATCAGCGCCATCCTCGGCGGCCTGCGCGCGGCGCTGATCTACTGGGTCGCCCACGACCTGCGGGACGACCTGACCGACGTGATCGACCGCGCGGTGGCCACCATGCGGACCAACCTGGCGGACCAGGGCTGA
- a CDS encoding MFS transporter — MDPRLGPRRWWALSALAVATLVLGLDMTILNVALPSIAADLKVGTRQQQWMVDAFLVVFAAIMVPAGLVGDRFGRRLTLVTGLAVMLAGSVLGALAGGPGLLITGRAVMGLGAALVSPLTVAVLPALFGPAERAKAIAALTAAFTAGLPLGPLVGGWLLDHFWWGSVLLVNVPLVAVALAGCALLPETRERGAPRVDVLGAACVAGALGALVYGLIEGPSRGWGDPLVLAAWAASLPLLLLLIARERRREGPPLGLGLLRDPVFGGNALIGALIGFILAGLIFLLPQYLQAVRGHDAFGTGLRLLPLLAGVLVAARGCQGLVRQFGPRGVVATGLALLSFAGIQGSTIEVGSRYGLTAIWLTVTGLGAGLALVPATDAAIAALPPDHSGTGSGLLLTLRHVGSAIGVAVLGSLLAQVYRDRLDTEGLPPQAAEASRESVVAAHSVAEHTGAPGLTDSADWAFTHGMSVTLYVCSLAALGGALLAGLLLPQHRADRPGVTTLVAAEGDVRE, encoded by the coding sequence ATGGACCCACGGCTCGGCCCGCGCCGCTGGTGGGCCCTGAGCGCGCTCGCCGTCGCGACGCTCGTCCTGGGCCTGGACATGACCATCCTCAACGTGGCCCTGCCGTCCATCGCCGCCGACCTCAAGGTGGGCACCCGCCAGCAGCAGTGGATGGTCGACGCCTTCCTCGTCGTCTTCGCCGCCATCATGGTCCCGGCCGGGCTGGTCGGCGACCGGTTCGGCCGCCGCCTGACGCTGGTGACCGGCTTGGCCGTGATGCTGGCCGGCTCGGTCCTCGGCGCCCTCGCCGGCGGCCCCGGGCTCCTGATCACCGGGCGCGCGGTCATGGGCCTGGGCGCCGCGCTGGTGAGCCCGCTGACGGTCGCGGTGCTGCCCGCCCTGTTCGGCCCGGCCGAGCGCGCCAAGGCCATCGCCGCGCTCACCGCCGCGTTCACCGCCGGGCTGCCCCTCGGCCCGCTCGTCGGCGGCTGGCTCCTCGACCACTTCTGGTGGGGCTCGGTCCTGCTGGTCAACGTCCCGCTGGTCGCCGTCGCGCTCGCCGGCTGCGCGCTGCTGCCAGAGACCAGGGAACGCGGCGCGCCCCGGGTCGACGTGCTGGGCGCGGCCTGCGTGGCCGGCGCGCTCGGCGCGCTGGTGTACGGGCTGATCGAGGGGCCCAGCCGCGGCTGGGGCGACCCGCTGGTCCTGGCGGCCTGGGCCGCCTCCCTGCCGCTGCTGCTCCTGCTGATCGCCAGGGAGCGGCGGCGGGAGGGCCCGCCGCTCGGGCTCGGTCTGCTGCGCGATCCGGTCTTCGGGGGCAACGCCCTGATCGGCGCGCTGATCGGCTTCATCCTGGCCGGGCTGATCTTCCTGCTTCCGCAGTACCTCCAGGCGGTCCGCGGCCACGACGCCTTCGGCACCGGGCTGCGGCTGCTGCCCCTGCTGGCCGGGGTGCTCGTCGCGGCCCGGGGCTGCCAGGGGCTGGTGCGCCAGTTCGGACCGCGCGGCGTCGTCGCCACCGGGCTCGCGCTGCTGTCGTTCGCCGGCATCCAGGGCAGCACCATCGAGGTGGGGTCCCGCTACGGACTGACCGCCATCTGGCTGACGGTCACCGGGCTGGGTGCCGGGCTGGCACTGGTGCCGGCCACCGACGCGGCGATCGCCGCGCTGCCGCCGGACCACTCCGGCACCGGCTCGGGGCTGCTGCTGACCCTGCGGCACGTCGGCAGCGCCATCGGCGTCGCGGTGCTCGGCAGCCTGCTCGCCCAGGTCTACCGGGACCGCCTGGACACCGAGGGCCTGCCGCCGCAGGCCGCCGAGGCGTCCCGCGAGTCGGTCGTCGCCGCGCACTCCGTCGCCGAGCACACCGGCGCCCCGGGGCTGACCGACTCCGCCGACTGGGCGTTCACCCACGGCATGAGCGTCACGCTCTACGTCTGCTCCCTCGCGGCGCTCGGCGGCGCCCTGCTGGCCGGACTGCTGCTGCCGCAGCACCGCGCGGACCGGCCAGGGGTGACAACCCTGGTCGCGGCCGAGGGAGATGTCCGAGAATGA
- the trhA gene encoding PAQR family membrane homeostasis protein TrhA, whose amino-acid sequence MTLSAKPRLRGWLHAGMFPAALIAGVFLTALAESPRARVACAVYTLSACLLFGVSALYHRGHWTPRAEAVLRRLDHANIFLIIAGTYTPFTILLLDGARGQLLLWCVWAGAVAGIAFRVFWVGAPRWLYTPCYLALGWAAVFFLPDFLRTGGIAVMILVVVGGVLYSAGGVIYGLKRPDPWPKWFGFHELFHSLTLAAFAVHYVGISLIAYRPIT is encoded by the coding sequence ATGACCCTGTCGGCAAAACCCCGGTTGCGCGGCTGGCTGCACGCCGGCATGTTCCCCGCGGCGCTGATAGCGGGCGTCTTCCTCACCGCCCTGGCGGAAAGCCCCAGAGCCCGCGTGGCCTGCGCCGTCTACACCCTCAGCGCCTGCCTGCTGTTCGGTGTCAGCGCCCTTTATCACCGCGGCCACTGGACGCCGCGCGCCGAGGCCGTGCTGAGACGGCTGGATCACGCCAATATTTTCTTGATCATCGCGGGCACCTACACCCCGTTCACGATCCTGCTGCTCGACGGCGCGCGAGGACAGCTCCTGCTGTGGTGCGTCTGGGCCGGCGCCGTCGCCGGCATCGCCTTCCGCGTCTTCTGGGTCGGCGCCCCACGCTGGCTCTACACCCCCTGCTACCTCGCCCTGGGCTGGGCCGCCGTCTTCTTCCTGCCGGACTTCCTGCGCACCGGGGGCATCGCGGTGATGATCCTGGTCGTCGTGGGCGGCGTGCTCTACAGCGCCGGCGGGGTGATCTACGGCCTCAAGCGCCCCGATCCATGGCCGAAATGGTTCGGCTTCCACGAGCTGTTCCACTCCCTGACCCTGGCCGCCTTCGCCGTGCACTACGTGGGAATCTCGCTGATCGCCTACCGGCCGATCACCTGA